A genomic region of Trichothermofontia sichuanensis B231 contains the following coding sequences:
- a CDS encoding energy-coupling factor ABC transporter ATP-binding protein, producing MSSTRQGDDAAVGNDTPGSRLAAGSASSTPPPAIVVDQVCFQWTPAHWVLDHCSLTVPQGEFWMLLGTNGSGKSTLLRLLAGLLTPQSGHTQALQPVGFVFQNPDHQLVMPTVGADVAFGLVAEQLTPAQVRERVWEALFAVGLAELERRPIYALSGGQKQRVAIAGAIARHSQVLLLDEPTALLDPDSQRDLVSRVQALVKQRGITALWVTHRLEELDYCDGAFLLQDGRVLRQGDPQVCKQQLMQPGLMP from the coding sequence ATGAGCAGCACACGCCAGGGAGATGACGCAGCGGTGGGTAACGATACCCCTGGAAGCCGCCTTGCGGCAGGAAGTGCTTCGTCAACCCCGCCGCCGGCAATCGTGGTGGATCAGGTTTGTTTTCAATGGACACCAGCCCACTGGGTATTGGACCATTGCTCCCTCACGGTGCCCCAGGGCGAGTTTTGGATGTTATTGGGCACCAACGGCAGTGGTAAATCGACCCTCTTACGGCTGCTGGCAGGGCTATTGACTCCCCAGTCGGGCCATACCCAGGCGTTGCAACCGGTGGGCTTTGTGTTCCAAAACCCCGATCATCAACTGGTGATGCCTACCGTGGGGGCAGATGTAGCCTTTGGCCTCGTAGCGGAGCAATTGACCCCGGCCCAAGTCCGGGAGCGGGTGTGGGAAGCGTTATTTGCCGTGGGGCTGGCGGAATTGGAACGGCGACCAATCTATGCCCTCAGTGGTGGGCAGAAACAACGGGTGGCGATCGCCGGGGCGATCGCCCGTCACAGCCAGGTATTACTGCTGGATGAACCCACAGCCCTCCTCGACCCTGATAGCCAGCGAGATCTCGTGAGTCGGGTCCAGGCATTGGTTAAGCAGCGGGGCATAACGGCCCTCTGGGTGACCCACCGACTAGAGGAATTGGACTATTGTGATGGGGCGTTTCTGCTTCAGGATGGGCGCGTCCTTCGCCAGGGAGACCCGCAAGTCTGTAAGCAGCAGTTGATGCAACCCGGCCTCATGCCTTAA
- a CDS encoding O-antigen ligase family protein, with the protein MTRPLSVCHWGVGSRSPAFWMQLFCGLFPFSPILAGLSFGVVLVQVFRQRATVMAQRPRNRALAALSGWLLFTAMVAEDRGSALLGLANFLPFFLFFAVVQELGMSMAQVRRLAWILVMGALPVIAIGLGQIYGGWAGHVRLLGGLVDWVIEPTGTPPGRMASIFAYANVLASYLVMTFALTLGLWVEAWTTLRQGQPKAVAANFWPRSPWRFPWKAPILWRIGCLTLAVIVHLVAILLTDSRSAWGITAIVGLAFAIYCRWYGVILVGLGMIASVFWAAFGFWGRSGFRAIVPTFLWARLTDQNFPDRPLASLRITQWQFAATLTQTRPWTGWGLRAFSRLYEAAMNYWLGHPHNLFLMLAAETGIPATLGLMAIVGTVLYQGVRQWRVWDQQGDTENALLLFTVGMAFGACLLFHLFDVPLFDARINGLGWLLLAAIAGWQGDPSPHKP; encoded by the coding sequence TTGACTCGCCCTCTGTCAGTCTGCCATTGGGGGGTCGGGTCACGATCGCCGGCGTTCTGGATGCAGCTCTTCTGTGGCCTGTTCCCCTTCAGCCCGATCCTCGCTGGTTTAAGTTTTGGGGTCGTGCTGGTCCAGGTCTTCCGGCAGCGGGCAACCGTGATGGCTCAGCGTCCCCGTAATCGCGCCCTGGCTGCCTTGAGTGGATGGCTCCTGTTCACGGCAATGGTGGCTGAGGATCGGGGCAGTGCGCTCTTGGGATTGGCGAACTTTTTGCCCTTTTTCCTGTTCTTTGCTGTCGTGCAGGAACTGGGGATGAGCATGGCCCAGGTTCGCCGTCTGGCCTGGATTCTGGTCATGGGGGCACTCCCCGTGATTGCGATCGGTCTGGGACAGATTTACGGCGGCTGGGCTGGTCACGTGCGGCTGCTGGGGGGCCTCGTTGATTGGGTGATCGAACCCACGGGGACCCCACCGGGACGCATGGCCTCGATCTTTGCCTATGCCAATGTGCTGGCCAGTTACCTGGTGATGACCTTCGCTCTAACGCTGGGCTTGTGGGTGGAGGCATGGACAACGCTGCGCCAGGGGCAACCCAAAGCGGTAGCTGCCAACTTCTGGCCGCGATCGCCCTGGCGTTTCCCCTGGAAAGCCCCTATCCTCTGGCGAATCGGCTGCCTCACCCTGGCTGTCATCGTACATCTGGTGGCTATTTTACTGACCGACTCGCGTAGTGCCTGGGGGATTACGGCGATCGTGGGTCTGGCGTTTGCCATCTATTGCCGCTGGTATGGGGTGATCCTGGTGGGATTGGGGATGATCGCCAGCGTGTTCTGGGCAGCTTTTGGTTTCTGGGGTCGATCCGGATTCCGGGCGATCGTGCCCACGTTCCTATGGGCAAGGTTGACAGATCAGAATTTTCCCGATCGGCCCCTGGCTTCTCTACGGATCACCCAATGGCAGTTTGCCGCGACCCTAACCCAGACGCGCCCTTGGACGGGGTGGGGCCTGCGTGCCTTTTCCCGCCTCTATGAAGCGGCAATGAATTACTGGCTAGGCCATCCCCATAACCTGTTCCTCATGCTGGCTGCGGAAACGGGGATACCCGCTACCCTGGGCCTGATGGCGATCGTCGGTACGGTCCTTTATCAGGGAGTCCGTCAGTGGCGGGTCTGGGATCAGCAAGGGGACACAGAAAATGCCTTGCTCTTGTTTACCGTTGGGATGGCCTTTGGTGCCTGCCTGCTCTTTCACCTGTTTGATGTGCCCCTGTTTGATGCCCGTATTAATGGACTCGGGTGGTTGCTCCTGGCCGCGATCGCTGGTTGGCAAGGTGATCCCAGCCCCCATAAACCTTAA
- a CDS encoding response regulator transcription factor, with protein sequence MTGKILLVDDEPGLREAVQAYLEDSGFTVRVASDAREGWQILTQYLPDLVITDIMMPQVNGYEFLKQMRDDPRFKALPVVFLTAMGMTKDRIQGYQSGCDAYLSKPFDPDELVAIVENLLERRAASAGLGADGDGEPNIADMARQIAEIRALLTQQGVVVQPSQAIDIDLTPREQSVLNLVAEGLMNKEIARRLETSVRNVEKYVSRLFGKTGTNSRTELVRFALEHGLAK encoded by the coding sequence ATGACGGGCAAAATTTTGTTGGTTGATGATGAACCGGGGTTGCGGGAAGCCGTGCAGGCGTACCTGGAAGACAGTGGCTTTACGGTGCGTGTGGCCAGTGATGCTCGCGAGGGGTGGCAAATCCTGACCCAATATCTGCCCGATCTGGTGATTACCGATATCATGATGCCCCAGGTCAATGGCTACGAGTTTCTTAAGCAAATGCGGGATGATCCCCGTTTCAAAGCCCTGCCTGTTGTCTTCCTGACGGCAATGGGAATGACAAAGGATCGCATCCAGGGGTACCAGAGCGGCTGCGATGCTTATCTGTCGAAACCGTTTGACCCTGATGAATTGGTGGCGATCGTGGAAAATTTACTGGAACGGCGGGCGGCGAGTGCTGGGTTGGGGGCCGATGGCGACGGTGAGCCGAACATTGCCGATATGGCTCGCCAAATTGCCGAGATTCGCGCCCTGCTGACCCAGCAAGGTGTGGTAGTCCAACCTAGTCAGGCGATCGACATTGACCTGACGCCGCGTGAACAAAGTGTGCTGAATTTAGTCGCCGAAGGACTGATGAATAAGGAAATTGCCCGACGCTTGGAGACCAGTGTGCGTAATGTTGAGAAATATGTTAGCCGCTTGTTTGGGAAGACGGGCACCAATAGTCGCACGGAACTGGTTCGTTTTGCTTTGGAACATGGGTTGGCCAAATAG
- a CDS encoding inositol monophosphatase family protein encodes MSSTPTPRQILATLLPSLRLAAAYARQIQPQITRRPAKAADSVFGAALSDADLSIQTLVEVAILAHFPHLRFYGEEYEQSYNTKYLRAIALGPADEYLIALDPIDGTQFYLDGHNNYQIILSVLNTDDYEAAIALTPAQNTYYYALRHQGCWYGPLRAELDDCQPLRIQNPPPTILLGLGMGKYAPVLRKDYTVIDIATDYSPTHPVPNVNGILNGDLAGVIIRNGNFIDGAALAFMAQEAGAIVTTHEGLPLPPLADCPAYRRPGLIIAASPTVHRDLCQAIALS; translated from the coding sequence ATGTCTTCGACCCCTACCCCTCGCCAAATTTTGGCCACCTTACTCCCATCGCTACGCCTAGCAGCCGCCTATGCCCGTCAGATTCAACCGCAAATTACCCGCCGTCCTGCCAAAGCGGCTGATAGTGTTTTTGGGGCTGCCCTCAGTGATGCCGATCTGTCCATCCAAACCTTGGTAGAGGTGGCAATTTTAGCCCATTTCCCCCACCTGCGTTTCTACGGCGAAGAGTATGAGCAATCCTACAACACCAAATACCTCCGAGCGATCGCCCTGGGACCTGCCGATGAGTACCTCATTGCCCTCGACCCGATCGATGGTACCCAGTTTTACCTAGATGGGCACAATAACTATCAAATCATCCTCAGCGTTCTTAATACCGATGACTACGAAGCCGCGATCGCCCTCACTCCGGCCCAGAATACCTACTACTATGCCTTGCGCCATCAGGGGTGTTGGTACGGTCCCCTCAGGGCTGAACTGGACGACTGCCAACCCCTCCGTATCCAGAATCCCCCGCCAACCATTTTGCTAGGCCTGGGAATGGGAAAGTACGCCCCTGTCCTACGCAAAGACTACACGGTCATTGACATTGCTACCGATTATTCCCCGACTCACCCCGTCCCTAACGTCAATGGGATACTCAACGGGGACTTGGCCGGGGTCATCATTCGCAATGGTAATTTCATCGATGGAGCAGCCCTAGCCTTTATGGCCCAAGAAGCGGGCGCGATCGTCACGACCCATGAGGGACTTCCCCTGCCCCCCCTCGCAGACTGTCCTGCCTATCGCCGTCCCGGCCTGATTATTGCCGCGTCCCCCACCGTCCACCGTGATCTTTGCCAAGCGATCGCCCTTAGCTAA
- a CDS encoding Mo-dependent nitrogenase C-terminal domain-containing protein: protein MTRVIQATYTNTQIATWLRGLITLAWADGHFDPEEKDLIRELLQAEMEPAIDLDHFTAITPDELAEGLGPEPKTRENFLRTAVMVAIADGVYSVPEDELLHSYATALNLDLGVLAALRTTLHTPDDPETGETTAIHTGETTAIHKEGLVTGVASPLRSPDSTGVHPLRPIQDWLDGLEVHDPRLARFLCKMIPPQCPFERDIVLFGHKVVHIPPLCKLNPLYEQLVGLRFRALCYLADDCGEDVSRYC from the coding sequence ATGACACGAGTCATCCAAGCAACCTATACCAACACACAAATTGCCACTTGGCTACGCGGCTTAATCACTTTGGCCTGGGCTGATGGCCACTTCGACCCGGAAGAAAAGGATCTGATTCGTGAACTGCTCCAGGCCGAAATGGAACCCGCGATCGATCTGGACCACTTCACGGCGATTACACCGGATGAACTGGCTGAAGGGTTGGGACCGGAACCCAAAACCCGCGAGAATTTTCTGCGCACGGCGGTGATGGTGGCGATCGCAGATGGGGTTTACTCGGTACCTGAAGACGAACTCCTCCACAGTTATGCCACGGCCCTTAACTTGGATCTGGGTGTCTTGGCTGCCCTGCGCACCACCCTGCACACCCCTGATGATCCAGAGACAGGGGAAACGACGGCTATCCATACAGGGGAAACGACGGCTATCCATAAAGAGGGCCTAGTGACAGGGGTCGCCTCACCTCTGCGCTCGCCTGATAGTACAGGCGTACACCCCCTGCGTCCGATTCAAGATTGGCTCGATGGCCTGGAGGTTCATGACCCTCGCTTGGCCCGCTTTCTATGCAAAATGATTCCCCCCCAATGTCCCTTCGAGCGGGATATTGTCTTATTTGGCCATAAGGTCGTCCACATTCCGCCCCTGTGTAAGCTCAATCCCTTGTACGAGCAACTGGTCGGGTTGCGCTTCCGTGCCCTTTGCTATTTGGCAGATGACTGTGGGGAGGATGTCAGCCGCTACTGTTAA
- a CDS encoding YaaW family protein: MDELRSALELATEDELRHLTQLLFCRRLNPLDYLQTPDPLEVQSLDRDRWLASLEQRFRFLAADGLTVLQQKTDRVAYRQVLLRVCHYLKIPYRESLPTTDLEAEIFLHLMHQAWQHLSSSEQDRLRVRVQRALAQIKPGEPLPASLQHDPIGLLLKGGSALAVTSVLRPLLLRQLAHQMAIQMATYQVAKQTLVRGGMAAVSQLHSQVMLQTAKRGLALTAARQALLRGMFAWLGPVLWAWFLTDLGWRAIATNYGRIIPAIFALAQIRLLRSEHWEIA; the protein is encoded by the coding sequence TTGGACGAGTTACGGTCTGCCCTAGAGTTAGCCACCGAAGATGAACTCCGCCACCTCACCCAGCTCCTGTTCTGTCGGCGGCTCAATCCCTTGGATTACCTGCAAACCCCGGATCCGCTTGAGGTGCAAAGCCTGGATCGCGATCGCTGGCTGGCCAGCTTGGAGCAGCGGTTTCGTTTTCTGGCGGCGGATGGCCTGACGGTGCTGCAACAGAAGACCGATCGGGTTGCCTATCGCCAGGTGTTGCTGCGGGTGTGTCACTATCTCAAAATCCCCTATCGCGAGTCACTGCCTACTACGGATCTCGAAGCGGAAATTTTTTTGCACCTGATGCACCAGGCCTGGCAACATCTGTCTTCTAGTGAACAGGATCGCCTGCGGGTCCGGGTACAACGTGCCTTGGCCCAGATAAAGCCGGGTGAACCGCTGCCCGCCAGCCTTCAGCATGACCCGATCGGCCTGCTGCTCAAGGGGGGGAGTGCGCTGGCGGTAACCTCGGTGCTGCGCCCCTTGCTACTGCGCCAGTTGGCCCACCAGATGGCTATCCAGATGGCTACCTACCAGGTGGCCAAACAAACCTTAGTCAGGGGCGGGATGGCGGCTGTCAGCCAACTCCACAGCCAGGTGATGTTACAAACGGCGAAACGGGGGCTGGCGCTAACTGCGGCCCGACAGGCGCTTTTGCGGGGGATGTTTGCCTGGTTAGGGCCGGTGTTGTGGGCCTGGTTCCTGACCGATCTGGGGTGGCGGGCGATCGCCACCAATTACGGTCGCATTATTCCGGCGATTTTTGCTTTGGCCCAAATTCGCCTCCTACGCTCTGAGCATTGGGAGATCGCTTGA
- a CDS encoding WecB/TagA/CpsF family glycosyltransferase: MDKVKILNIELDNLSQAEMLAQLQEGVVFTPNVDHLMRLQWDRAFFDVYQEATYKVCDSKIMLYAAAFLGTPLKEKLSGSDFFPAFYTYHRNNPDIRIFLLGAAEGVAQQAQANINAKVGREIIVGAHSPSFGFEKNAAECERLIDLVNQSGATVLAVGVGAPKQEMFIHAYRHRMPQIKIFLAIGATIDFEAGNVKRSPKWMSEIGLEWLYRLLAEPKRLWKRYLVDNPPFLWLILKQKLHCYCDPFT; this comes from the coding sequence ATGGATAAGGTCAAAATTCTCAACATAGAGCTGGATAACCTCTCCCAGGCGGAAATGCTGGCCCAACTTCAGGAGGGGGTGGTATTTACCCCCAACGTCGATCACCTGATGCGGCTCCAGTGGGATCGGGCCTTTTTCGACGTCTATCAGGAGGCTACCTATAAGGTTTGCGATAGTAAGATTATGCTGTATGCGGCGGCTTTTCTGGGCACGCCGCTGAAGGAAAAGCTCTCCGGGTCAGATTTTTTCCCGGCTTTTTACACCTACCACCGCAATAACCCTGACATTCGCATTTTCTTACTGGGTGCGGCTGAGGGTGTTGCGCAACAGGCCCAGGCGAATATCAATGCCAAGGTGGGACGGGAGATCATTGTCGGTGCCCATTCCCCCTCCTTTGGTTTTGAGAAAAATGCGGCGGAGTGTGAGAGGCTGATCGATCTTGTGAACCAATCAGGCGCAACGGTTCTCGCCGTGGGGGTGGGTGCCCCGAAGCAGGAAATGTTTATCCACGCCTATCGCCACCGGATGCCCCAGATCAAAATTTTCCTGGCGATCGGGGCGACGATCGATTTTGAGGCGGGGAACGTGAAACGATCGCCCAAGTGGATGAGCGAGATCGGTCTAGAGTGGTTATATCGGCTGCTGGCTGAACCGAAGCGGCTCTGGAAACGCTATTTGGTGGATAATCCCCCCTTCCTATGGCTGATCCTCAAGCAGAAATTGCACTGCTATTGCGATCCTTTTACTTGA
- a CDS encoding L-threonylcarbamoyladenylate synthase, protein MPLVSLETLITGAIAGQLVSFPTDTVPALATRPEHADQIFAAKQRRPDKPLILMAATAPALWPFTTGSPAEQAIWQAIADRHWPGALTLVLPASTQVPRSLNPLDPTTIGLRVPNAEITRMILSQTGPLATTSANLSGEPPLVDMRAIAEQFPSALVLDPTSLPSPPVPISGIPSTVAKWQDGNWQSLRQGAITLD, encoded by the coding sequence ATGCCACTTGTCTCCCTAGAGACCCTGATCACTGGTGCGATCGCGGGCCAACTCGTCAGCTTTCCCACGGATACAGTGCCTGCTCTGGCCACCCGTCCTGAGCACGCCGATCAGATTTTTGCGGCGAAACAACGTCGCCCCGACAAGCCCCTGATCCTAATGGCTGCCACTGCCCCAGCCCTATGGCCTTTTACGACCGGAAGTCCAGCAGAACAGGCCATTTGGCAAGCGATCGCCGATCGCCACTGGCCGGGTGCTCTCACCTTAGTGCTGCCCGCCAGTACCCAGGTGCCGCGATCGCTGAACCCACTTGATCCGACTACGATCGGGCTGCGCGTCCCCAATGCTGAGATCACCCGCATGATCCTGAGCCAAACGGGTCCTCTGGCAACGACCAGTGCCAACCTCTCCGGAGAACCCCCGCTGGTGGATATGCGTGCGATCGCTGAGCAATTTCCCAGTGCCCTCGTGCTTGACCCCACCAGCCTCCCCAGCCCGCCTGTCCCAATCTCAGGCATTCCTTCCACAGTGGCTAAATGGCAAGATGGCAACTGGCAGAGCCTGCGGCAGGGAGCTATTACCCTAGACTAA
- a CDS encoding bifunctional diguanylate cyclase/phosphodiesterase: MVERQPFSHDLVFPPGWENTPETVKTWVIAQIFSSDRASTNLSNHAERLSQVIQSQTDLILRSLPDTTITFANQALCQALGRPLEEVIGRRWCEFVPPEELEVLDRKIAALTPENPIFENINQDYRADQQIGWTQWINLGIFDEHGQLVEIQSVGRDITALQQKIRQEQALNRVFQAIRNSLDLNTIFATATAETAQLLKNLDCFVVQYLPEQGRWRHIAEYRHHPDTPTLIGLEIADAGNPFAHQLKQLQHVCVTDTANLEDAINREVAQVQPGAWLLIPLVVDGQLWGSFTITTPHRPFVWLDEQVEVAQAVANQLEIAIQQANLYRQVQLELEERRRVEAALRESETRFQNMAANVPGAIFRYLLRPDGSDGVLYMSPGCYGLWEVEAEAVVADASLLWEMIHPDDRPAMYESVMQSAQTLEPWSFAWRIITPSGREKWLEAAGQPTRYPNGDIIWDTLILDVSDRKQAEAALRESETRYRLLADNMNDLVCLHDLQGRYLYVSPSCEALLGYRYDELLGQDPYTFFHPDDRDRIYQEAHATAMRGKPIPITYRIRQKSGNYIWFETLTKPILDATGQVVQLQTTSRDVTERVRVEKQLQYDALHDALTGLPNRCLLMERLELAINRARRLDNYHFAVLFLDLDRFKVINDSLGHLAGDQLLIAIAQKLQSTLRSIDLVARLGGDEFVILLEEIHDIQEVIRATERIFATLESPLILEGREVYTTVSVGIVLGSRAYIQATHLLRDADIAMYRAKNQGKARYAIFDVEMHTQALSRLHLENDLRRAIAQQEFILHYQPIVALQTGQLVGFEALIRWQHPSEGLKFPGDFIPIAEETGLITAIDYWAMATACRQLVQWHRAFPALADLKVSVNLSAQDLRRPDLLSQVDQILVQTGLPSHSLTLEITESMLIDNVEATIATLGKLKARGLQISIDDFGTGYSSLNYLHRLPIDSFKVDRSFVMQVEAGHNKHQIVATIITLSNQLDLDAIAEGIETQTQLEQLRNLGYQFGQGYLFARPLDPAAVETLLAHQTNC; the protein is encoded by the coding sequence ATGGTAGAGCGGCAACCGTTTTCCCATGATTTAGTTTTTCCCCCTGGCTGGGAAAATACCCCTGAGACTGTCAAAACTTGGGTCATCGCCCAAATTTTCAGTTCCGATCGCGCCAGCACAAATTTGTCAAATCATGCCGAGCGTCTGAGCCAGGTAATTCAATCACAAACAGATTTGATCCTGCGATCGTTACCTGACACCACGATTACTTTTGCCAATCAGGCACTTTGTCAGGCTTTGGGGCGTCCCCTGGAAGAGGTCATTGGGCGGCGGTGGTGTGAATTTGTCCCCCCCGAAGAGTTAGAGGTGCTCGATCGTAAGATTGCTGCCCTTACACCGGAGAATCCTATTTTTGAAAATATCAATCAGGATTATCGGGCTGATCAGCAAATAGGCTGGACCCAATGGATCAATTTGGGGATTTTTGATGAGCACGGGCAATTAGTTGAAATCCAATCCGTGGGAAGAGACATTACCGCTCTCCAGCAGAAAATCCGTCAGGAACAGGCCCTGAATCGCGTCTTTCAGGCAATCCGTAACTCACTGGATCTGAACACTATCTTTGCGACAGCTACAGCTGAGACAGCTCAATTGTTAAAAAATCTGGATTGCTTCGTGGTGCAGTACCTGCCAGAACAGGGGCGCTGGCGGCATATTGCCGAATATCGCCATCATCCAGATACCCCAACACTGATTGGCCTAGAGATTGCAGATGCGGGTAATCCTTTTGCCCATCAATTAAAGCAATTACAGCATGTCTGTGTGACAGATACGGCTAACTTAGAGGATGCCATTAACCGAGAAGTTGCCCAGGTGCAACCCGGGGCTTGGTTGTTGATTCCCCTCGTGGTTGATGGCCAATTATGGGGAAGTTTTACCATTACAACCCCCCACCGTCCTTTTGTCTGGCTCGATGAACAGGTTGAGGTTGCTCAGGCCGTTGCCAATCAACTGGAAATAGCCATTCAGCAGGCTAATCTTTATCGACAGGTGCAGTTGGAATTAGAGGAGCGCCGTCGGGTAGAAGCGGCGTTACGGGAGAGTGAAACGCGGTTTCAAAATATGGCGGCGAATGTACCAGGGGCTATTTTTCGCTATCTGCTACGCCCAGATGGCTCCGATGGGGTGTTGTACATGAGTCCGGGATGTTATGGACTCTGGGAAGTTGAGGCAGAGGCAGTGGTGGCTGATGCCAGCCTTCTCTGGGAAATGATTCATCCGGACGATCGACCTGCCATGTATGAATCGGTCATGCAATCGGCCCAGACTTTGGAACCCTGGTCGTTTGCGTGGCGGATTATCACCCCCTCTGGTCGCGAGAAATGGTTAGAAGCAGCGGGCCAACCCACGCGATACCCCAATGGCGATATTATTTGGGATACCTTAATCCTGGATGTGAGCGATCGTAAACAGGCAGAAGCCGCCCTACGGGAGAGTGAAACCCGCTATCGCCTGTTAGCGGACAATATGAATGATCTGGTGTGTTTACATGACCTACAGGGGCGCTATCTCTACGTGAGTCCCTCCTGCGAGGCATTGTTGGGTTACCGCTATGATGAGTTGCTGGGCCAAGATCCCTATACTTTTTTCCACCCGGACGATCGCGATCGTATTTACCAGGAAGCCCATGCAACAGCGATGAGGGGTAAACCCATCCCTATTACCTATCGCATTCGCCAAAAGTCCGGCAACTATATCTGGTTTGAAACCCTGACCAAACCGATTCTGGATGCAACCGGGCAGGTGGTGCAACTCCAAACCACCTCACGCGATGTGACTGAGCGAGTACGGGTAGAAAAACAATTACAATACGATGCGCTGCATGATGCCTTAACGGGCTTACCCAATCGATGTTTACTCATGGAGCGGTTGGAGCTAGCGATTAATCGCGCCCGACGCTTAGATAACTATCACTTTGCAGTTTTATTTTTAGATCTCGATCGCTTCAAAGTCATCAACGACAGTCTCGGGCACCTAGCTGGTGACCAATTATTGATTGCGATCGCCCAAAAGCTCCAGTCCACCCTCCGGAGTATTGATCTAGTTGCCCGTTTAGGGGGGGATGAGTTTGTTATCCTTTTGGAAGAAATTCACGATATTCAAGAGGTCATTCGGGCAACGGAACGCATTTTTGCTACTTTAGAAAGTCCCCTCATTCTCGAAGGTAGAGAAGTGTATACCACCGTAAGCGTTGGCATTGTGTTGGGTAGCCGAGCCTATATTCAGGCTACTCACCTCTTGCGGGATGCGGATATTGCCATGTATCGGGCTAAAAATCAGGGTAAAGCTCGTTATGCAATTTTTGATGTTGAAATGCATACCCAAGCATTAAGTCGTTTGCATTTGGAAAATGATCTCCGTCGGGCGATCGCGCAGCAGGAATTCATCCTGCACTATCAACCGATCGTGGCCTTACAGACTGGCCAACTGGTCGGGTTTGAAGCCCTGATCCGCTGGCAACATCCAAGCGAAGGGTTAAAATTTCCCGGTGACTTCATCCCGATTGCCGAGGAAACTGGGTTAATCACTGCCATCGATTATTGGGCAATGGCAACGGCCTGTCGGCAATTGGTGCAGTGGCATCGGGCTTTTCCCGCCCTCGCCGATCTGAAGGTCAGTGTCAACCTTTCAGCTCAAGATTTACGTCGCCCAGATTTATTGTCCCAAGTCGATCAAATTCTGGTGCAAACAGGCTTACCGAGCCATTCCCTCACCTTAGAAATTACTGAGAGTATGTTAATTGATAATGTTGAAGCCACGATTGCGACCCTGGGTAAATTAAAAGCCCGTGGCTTACAAATTAGTATTGATGACTTTGGGACAGGCTATTCATCATTAAATTATCTACATCGATTGCCGATCGATAGTTTTAAGGTTGATCGTAGCTTTGTTATGCAAGTTGAAGCTGGGCACAATAAGCATCAAATTGTAGCAACCATTATCACCCTGAGCAATCAGTTAGATCTAGATGCGATCGCGGAAGGGATTGAAACCCAGACCCAACTCGAACAGCTACGTAACCTGGGCTATCAATTTGGCCAAGGTTACCTCTTTGCCAGACCCTTGGACCCGGCAGCCGTCGAAACCCTATTAGCCCACCAGACCAACTGCTAG
- a CDS encoding DUF6464 family protein: protein MEPDSLPTEVILTHPRRTLGCVHLEGNLQPGSYLDFQGQTYTVLERRHRYQFRSGRYRLHQIALYVQSAPHRLAEKSWVDGRWVIGDATCQFNALSELIRCAVHPEGPCETCRSYEPRE from the coding sequence ATGGAGCCAGACTCGCTGCCGACTGAGGTTATTCTGACGCACCCCCGGCGAACCTTGGGGTGTGTGCATCTGGAGGGAAATCTGCAACCGGGCAGCTATCTCGACTTTCAAGGGCAGACCTACACTGTGCTGGAACGCCGACACCGCTATCAGTTTCGATCGGGCCGTTATCGTCTCCATCAAATCGCTCTCTATGTCCAATCGGCTCCCCACCGGTTAGCTGAAAAGAGTTGGGTGGATGGCCGTTGGGTCATTGGCGATGCTACCTGCCAATTTAATGCTCTGTCAGAACTGATTCGCTGTGCGGTCCATCCTGAAGGTCCCTGTGAAACCTGTCGCTCCTATGAACCACGGGAATAG